CCacaacaacttcaaagctgctagctgagatggtccagcctcacagactgtccagccagaacttcagataagctctacactttccaTCAATGAGATGGACAACagttagctctcccaggacttgaccattatcaccattttctcagggtcccataAAGATGCTATCACCCCAAACAACAAGAAACAGGCTagagaatacgatgcccacattcccaagaggtggagtgggtggtttttggtcatttggtgggtttttggtcatttagtgggtttttggtcatttggtgtcccttgctttattttgttttgtcatcgtttaggggggttggttacaagttgttattggtaatggtcaggaaaagctgaacaaaggagattagattcagggatttcagtctgaaaagaaaaagggggggttatagaaatgataggatagccgggcggtggtggcgcacacctttaatcccagcacttgggaggcagagccaggaggatctctgtgagttcgaggccagcctgggctaccaagtgagttccaggacaggcacaaagctacacagagaaaccctgtctccaaaaaaaaaaaaaaaacaaaaaacaaaaaacaaaaaaccaaacaagcctaagctaaggccagccTTTCattataagtctccatgttgttatctGTGAGCTGAGCTGACGGCCCAAAGAAAATCCGACTACCGTGAGGAGACAACAGAAAGCAGGggaagggcaggagagatggtcaGAGGAGAAGCCCACACCACAGCTGTCGCACCAGACATGGAGATGTCAGAGACCCCCAACCGCTCTGTCATTTTGAGTCTCTTATTCTCCTGGAGGAGATAAAGCAGGGGCTCCATTGCCCCTATGAACAGACAGAGCCTGGCCCCTCAGCATGTCTCTAGGGCTGTCCCTGCTGGCCACGTGATCACGGTTAGAAAGAACAGGAGGTGTAGTACACAGAGAAAGGACGCTGGGAAAGATGTGATCAGCACTGGGGACAAGTGACACAACTGTACAAAGCAAAGAGCAGATGGTCAGGCAGACCCCTACCACGGACAATTTTGGAGCTGAGGGACTGAGTTTCTATTTCGACTGTCCCCAGAGACTGTGCAGCTCCCCAAACAAGGACCTTCTTCCAAAGCCCCAGTCCTGAAAACCAAGGTAAGTTGTCTGCCTCAGGCGCTGTTCTAAAGACCTGACCACTTAACCTCCCCAGATAAACTGCAAGTCCTTCTGATGAGACAGAGTGTGTGCAATAGCCCACACGCCTCCACAGACCTTGCTTTATTTTGTTGTGCTGAGGATAGAACCtagaccctcactgggggattctaggcaggggctctaccactgagccacaccccagcccctcactggggggactctaggcaggggctctaccactgagccacactccagcccctcactgggggattctaggcaggggttctTCCATTGAGCTATAAACCTAGCCTTCTTATAGACTGTAAATCCTTTCTATATGATTATAATGCTAATACAATGTCACTGCTATATAGTTATACCATACTGTTTAGGAAATAAAAAGTTTGTAAATAATcattatatatgtaattaaaaagaaTCTGTGCTTccaatcccatcacttgggatgtgtaggcaggaggatcacgtaTTAGAGACTAGAATAgataagtgagagaccctgactccagGTGCCGCACCCCAGGATGCAGAGGCTGACTGTACCACACTGGGAGCACGGCACGCAAACCAGACACAGAAGGCCGAAGTTTGATCCAGAGGTGCTTTTTCCAAGTCAGAGAAGGAATAGAGAGTGAGGAAGTTTAGCTTGGAGTCTGCACACCTATACCAGCtctttccaggcagagagaagcaggaCGGAGAccagaagccagtctgggctacacagtgaaaacctgccTCAAGAACTCCATGCTTAGGGGATAGGGGGGTGGGCGGCATCGGCGactaaaagagagaaaataataaagaggGCAGACCAGTCTCTACAGCAGGTCTTGAACTCCCAACAAGGAACGATCCAGAGGAAGCCATGGGAGCTGCCATGTAGTTTAAAGTCAGGGAGGTTCCTGAGACCTGATGCTCAGGCCTCACTCCCACCAACTCTATTATCTCAGCTGTGGGACCCCAGTAAGGAAACAGAGGCGGCAGGAGGGGCTGCTAGAAGGAGCCGGAAAGGTCACATCTCTGCAGACTCACGGAAAGTTATCTGTAAACTCTTTATTAAGAGTACAAGCAGGGCCTCAGTGCAAGCAGCCTCTTCATGACTCAGATGGAGGGTCAGGCTGACCTCCCGGGATGGGGTGGAAGACCCAGGACAGCACAAAGGGGACACGTAAGTGGTAGGAACTATTATGGGTGACAATACTTCAGCGATCCCAGCAACACCCTCCACATCACCGGGTGGGTCTTTACTAACTATTGGAACAAAGCCTTACTAAAAGTCCCACTGTGTGCTGGATGTAATGCGATCGGCACAGACTATCCCGGCTCACACCGGGCACACAGGCGGCGGGGGACAGAAGAGTCGGGGTACTGCTAGGGTGCATTTTTTTCCGAGGAAACGGAAGGACAGGGAGATTAAGATGTTGAGCTGCACACTGAGTGGTGAGGCGTGTCCTCATCCGCGCCTAATGACAGCCAATTACCCTAATGACCAACGGCTCAGGCCCCGAGCCGAGCGCCTTGCTCCGAGTCATCTCGCTCCACCTCAGCAGTGACGGGCCAGGAAGGCTCGATCGCACCCCACTTCTCCACCGAGAAGTCACCCCCCGAGGCCACGGCGTGCCGCTCACCCCCGAGCCAGGGTCTGGGTCCGGGGCCCACAGCTCCGCCACCATCTCGGTGTGCAGAAACTCGAACAGCACCGCGTCCGCCATGCGCCTCCTCGCGCCCCGCGCCCCGGGACAACGCTTCCGGCTCCCATTGGTCCGCTCAGGGGGGGCAGAACCGGTCTGATTGGTGCTCTGCTATGGCCCCGCCCCCTCCGCCGGCACAGTGAGCGCAGAAACTAGGAAACGAGGGGGCGGGCCCATCGAGCCCCTTCATGGGCCGCGCACGTTAGCGTTTTCCGCCCTTACTTCTCTTCCCCTCGCTGTTTCCGGGTCTTCGGACCTTCCTATTGGCTGAATCTCTGATTCAAGTGACGGCcccagtttaaaaaacaaaaataaataaaataaaaaattcatgtGTCCTACAGAATTATCcaaaatgtatacataaaaaaaccaaccaacaacacgGAAGCGACGTGTCTAGCCGCTTTCCCATTGGCCGGACCTCGATCATGTGACTCCACGCGGAGAAACACCCTCACTTCCGCCAGGCGACGGATCGCTCGGGTTCGGAGCTTCGGAGACCTGGTACGGCCTTCTGGGTGTGGACTGTGGTGTGGGTGACCCCCCGTTAGTGTCCCCTAAGGGCGGTCGTCCTTTCTGTGTTCTCCCTGGCGCCTGGGCCGCCTGCGAGCTGGCCTGGAGGACAGTGGAGGGCGTGGGCTGTGCCCGAGGACGCTGGGAACTCCTGGTtacaaagctttttaaaaaattattctggcAGTATTGtgttgagacaggggctcagTGTGTAGTTCTGAGACtattggagaccaggctggcctcgaactcatagaggtctgcccgcctctgcctcccgagagctgggattaaaggcgttatTGTcactttatatttacttatttagtgtgtgtgtgtgcgtgtgtgtgtgtgtatgtgtgtgtgtgtgtgtcgggggtgtCGAACTCACGgcctcaggcttggctgcaagcgcTGCTCCTCCCCTTAAGCCATCTCGCAGGACCCAGTTCCACAGCTTTGCTTGGCCGGTCCTCGGTTTCCCCGATGTGCGCACGGATGATGCCGAGATGCAGAATTCCAGCCCATGCGCACACCAGGGGACACCGAGGCCGAGCCGGAATTGTCTGGGGGTGGCGGGGCCGGTGCTCCGGACCTCACGCCCCCGCGCTCCTCTTCTCCAAGCTCCGCGCCATGGCGTCGTCCCAGGGTCGGCGGCGGCGGAGACCGGGGACGGTGGTGCCGGGGGAAGCGGCGGAGACCGACTCGGAACTGTCTGCGTCCTCGTCGGAGGAGGAGGAGCTCTACCTGGGTCCCTCGGGCCCGACGCGCGGCCGCCCCACGGGGCTCCGTGTGGCCGGGGAGGCAGCGGAGACCGACTCGGACCCGGAGCCCGAGCCCACGGCCGCGCCGGGAGACCTGCCGCCGCTCGTGGTGCAGCGCGAGGCGGCGGAGACGTGGGGCACCGAGGAGACCCCCGTCGCGGCGCCCGCGCGCTCGCTCCTGCAGCTCCGGCTGGCCGATAGCCAGACGCGCCTGGACCACGACGTGGCGGCCGCGGTGAGCGGCGTCTACCGCCGCGCCGGCCGCGATGTGGCCGCCCTGGCCGGGAGGCTGGCGGCTGCCCAAGCCACGGGGTTGGCGGCCGCCCACAGCGTGCGCCTGGCTCGCGGGGACCTCTGCGCGCTCGCCGAGCGCCTGGACATCGTGGCTGGCTGTCGCCTGCTGCCGGACATACGAGGGGTACCGGGCATCGAGCCGGAGCAGGACCCGGGATCGAGAGCCTAGGCTGACACGCTGTGtgtcctccccatcctcctcccacCCCGCACCCGACTCTGTCCGTGATCCCAGGCCCCCAGTGCGTGGTAGCCTTTGGTTTGTGCCGACAGGAGCCGAGTCCTGGCATTTTCTTTGGTTTGGCCTGATTTTATTCGTAGCACAATT
This region of Peromyscus eremicus unplaced genomic scaffold, PerEre_H2_v1 PerEre#2#unplaced_3409, whole genome shotgun sequence genomic DNA includes:
- the Bloc1s3 gene encoding biogenesis of lysosome-related organelles complex 1 subunit 3, with the protein product MASSQGRRRRRPGTVVPGEAAETDSELSASSSEEEELYLGPSGPTRGRPTGLRVAGEAAETDSDPEPEPTAAPGDLPPLVVQREAAETWGTEETPVAAPARSLLQLRLADSQTRLDHDVAAAVSGVYRRAGRDVAALAGRLAAAQATGLAAAHSVRLARGDLCALAERLDIVAGCRLLPDIRGVPGIEPEQDPGSRA